A stretch of the Alnus glutinosa chromosome 6, dhAlnGlut1.1, whole genome shotgun sequence genome encodes the following:
- the LOC133870980 gene encoding U-box domain-containing protein 35-like, which produces MERGEIEADDKLAQLPFLSSVVAVAIDGTRKSKYVVRWALEKFVPEGKVIFKLIHVRPRITGVPTPMGNSIPLSQVREDVAAAYIKEVEWQTSERLLPYKKLFTQKKVEVDVVVIESGDVAIAIAEEVAKHGINKLVIGASSHGFFTRKREGLSSRISKCTSTFCAVYAVSKGKLSSMRPANKETNGSIKDDCSVTSYSTKSSSSNTSSSPTDPGSVASYSHFHSPSLPLQRFHALATINQSLLQKRTSSIETSHSRYQSLDIEEGKDDMNSCPKNEDTGRELSRASSCKSLSTENQSWISDQASTSAVLTDCQSSESQENFNFEVEKLRFELRHVQGMYALARSETMDASLKLNNLSKRRLEEAMKLKEINYKEERAIELARQEKERSEAAKRQAEQVRECAEREVSYRREAEMKADRDAREREKLEHALEGPVLQYRKFTWEEILSATSSFSEDLKIGMGAYGSVYKCSLHHTTAAVKVLHSKESHENKQLQQELKILSEIRHPHLLLLLGACLDHSCLVFEYMENGSLEDRLLRKNGTPPIPWFERYRIAWEVASALAFLHNSKPKPIIHRDLKPANILLDRNLVSKIGDVGLSTMLHSDPSSMSNIYKDTGPVGTLSYIDPEYQRTGSVSPKSDVYAFGMVILQLLTAKPAIALAHKVETALRDGRLLEILDTEAGNWPIEETKELAELGLSCAELWRRDRPDLEEKVLPALERLKKVGDRAQDSASRLQTSPPNHYICPILKDVMDDPCVAADGYTYDRRAIEFWVEKNETSPMTNMPLPDKNLIPNYTLLSAIMEWKSRDQ; this is translated from the exons ATGGAGAGAGGTGAAATTGAAGCAGATGACAAGCTTGCGCAGTTGCCTTTCTTATCTTCAGTTGTTGCAGTAGCTATCGATGGAACGAGAAAAAGCAAATATGTAGTAAGGTGGGCACTGGAGAAGTTTGTTCCTGAGGGAAAGGTTATCTTCAAGCTAATACATGTCCGTCCAAGGATTACTGGAGTTCCTACACCAA TGGGAAATTCAATTCCACTATCACAAGTACGGGAAGATGTAGCAGCTGCTTATATAAAGGAAGTTGAGTGGCAGACAAGTGAAAGGCTTCTTCCTTACAAGAAACTGTTTACTCAGAAAAAG GTGGAAGTGGATGTTGTAGTGATTGAATCAGGTGATGTGGCAATTGCAATAGCAGAGGAGGTTGCTAAGCATGGAATCAACAAGCTTGTCATAGGAGCTTCATCTCATGGCTTTTTCACTAG gAAACGTGAGGGACTATCATCTCGAATTTCAAAATGCACTTCAACATTTTGTGCAGTCTATGCTGTTTCGAAAGGAAAGTTGTCTTCTATGCGCCCGGCCAATAAAGAAACAAATGGGAGCATTAAAGATGACTGTAGTGTGACAAGTTATTCTACCAAAAGTTCGTCAAGCAACACTTCCAGTTCACCGACAG ACCCTGGTTCGGTTGCTTCGTACTCTCATTTCCATTCTCCTTCCCTACCATTGCAGCGGTTTCATGCTCTTGCAACTATCAACCAGAGCCTTCTTCAGAAAAGAACAAGTTCAATTGAAACCAGCCATTCTAGATACCAATCTTTGGATATCGAAGAAGGGAAGGATGATATGAATTCTTGTCCAAAAAATGAAGATACTGGACGTGAATTGAGTCGGGCATCTAGTTGCAAAAGCTTGTCAACAGAAAATCAGTCATGGATTTCTGATCAAGCTTCCACCTCAGCTGTGCTAACCGATTGTCAATCATCTGAGAGCCAG gaaaattttaattttgaggtAGAAAAGCTAAGATTTGAACTCAGACATGTCCAAGGAATGTATGCACTAGCTCGAAGTGAGACAATGGATGCTTCCCTGAAG CTGAACAATCTCAGTAAACGCCGCTTGGAGGAAGCAATGAAGCTCAAGGAGATAAATTACAAAGAGGAGAGAGCCATAGAATTAGCAAGACAAGAGAAAGAGAGGTCTGAAGCTGCAAAAAGACAAGCAGAACAAGTGAGAGAATGTGCTGAAAGAGAAGTTTCTTATCGACGAGAAGCAGAGATGAAGGCTGATCGTGatgctagagagagagaaaagcttGAGCATGCTCTTGAGGGTCCAGTGCTGCAATATCGAAAGTTCACATGGGAAGAGATTTTGTCTGCCACGTCATCTTTTTCTGAGGATCTTAAAATAGGGATGGGGGCCTATGGATCAGTTTATAAGTGCAGTTTGCATCATACAACTGCAGCAGTGAAAGTTCTTCACTCCAAAGAGAGTCACGAAAATAAGCAATTGCAGCAAGAG CTTAAAATCTTGAGCGAAATTCGTCATCCCCATTTGCTTCTCCTTCTTGGAGCATGTTTAGATCACAGTTGCCTCGTCTTTGAGTACATGGAGAATGGTAGCCTGGAGGACAGGTTGCTCAGGAAAAATGGTACACCCCCTATTCCTTGGTTTGAGAGGTACCGGATAGCTTGGGAAGTAGCCTCAGCTCTAGCCTTTCTTCACAACTCAAAGCCAAAACCAATTATCCATCGTGATCTGAAGCCTGCGAACATTTTGCTTGATCGTAACCTTGTAAGCAAGATTGGTGATGTTGGTCTTTCTACGATGCTTCATTCAGATCCTTCTTCCATGTCTAACATATACAAGGACACGGGACCTGTTGGGACACTCTCTTACATAGATCCTGAGTATCAAAGGACTGGGTCAGTTTCTCCAAAGTCTGACGTTTATGCTTTTGGGATGGTAATTTTGCAGTTGCTGACTGCAAAACCAGCAATAGCACTGGCCCATAAGGTAGAAACTGCGTTAAGAGATGGTCGTTTATTAGAGATTTTGGATACAGAGGCTGGGAATTGGCCAATTGAGGAAACAAAGGAATTGGCTGAACTGGGACTCAGCTGTGCTGAGCTTTGGCGTAGAGACAGGCCTGATTTAGAAGAAAAAGTACTTCCTGCACTGGAGAGATTGAAAAAGGTTGGTGATAGGGCTCAAGATTCAGCTTCCAGACTTCAAACCTCACCTCCTAACCACTACATCTGCCCAATTCTTAAG GATGTGATGGATGATCCTTGTGTCGCAGCGGATGGTTACACGTACGACCGTAGAGCAATAGAGTTCTGGGTTGAAAAGAACGAAACATCGCCGATGACAAATATGCCATTGCCTGATAAGAATCTAATACCAAATTACACGCTTCTTTCCGCGATTATGGAGTGGAAATCCAGGGACCAATAA